Proteins encoded within one genomic window of Brachybacterium muris:
- a CDS encoding ABC transporter ATP-binding protein, giving the protein MGAGTAPADSDREMIRIENVTKHFSLRHDHSLKELVFSALQKKKLADTFLALDDVDLTIRAGETVGLIGFNGSGKSTLLKTISGVLFPDQGRVLLRGRVAGLIEVGAGFHPDLSGRENVYLNGAILGMSREQIDAKFDDIVAFSEIEEFIDTDVKYYSSGMFLRLAFAVAVHTEPDIFLVDEILSVGDEPFQRKCLARIRELQEAGRTMVVVSHELDMLSELCSRIVVLRKGVVVFDGDPVEAVRVLRDS; this is encoded by the coding sequence ATGGGCGCCGGGACCGCCCCGGCCGATTCCGACCGCGAGATGATCCGCATCGAGAACGTCACCAAGCACTTCTCCCTGCGGCATGACCATTCCCTCAAGGAACTGGTGTTCTCCGCCCTGCAGAAGAAGAAGCTGGCCGACACCTTCCTGGCCCTGGACGACGTGGACCTCACGATCCGGGCGGGGGAGACGGTGGGCCTGATCGGCTTCAACGGCTCGGGCAAGTCCACCCTGCTGAAGACCATCTCGGGCGTGCTGTTCCCCGACCAGGGGCGGGTGCTGCTGCGGGGCCGAGTGGCGGGCCTGATCGAGGTGGGCGCCGGTTTCCACCCCGACCTCTCCGGTCGCGAGAACGTGTACCTCAACGGCGCGATCCTGGGGATGAGCCGCGAGCAGATCGACGCGAAATTCGACGACATCGTCGCCTTCAGCGAGATCGAGGAGTTCATCGACACCGACGTGAAGTACTACAGCTCGGGCATGTTCCTGCGCCTGGCCTTCGCGGTCGCCGTGCACACCGAGCCCGACATCTTCCTGGTCGACGAGATCCTCTCGGTGGGTGACGAACCGTTCCAGCGCAAGTGCCTGGCCCGCATCCGGGAGCTGCAGGAGGCCGGCCGCACCATGGTCGTCGTCTCGCACGAGCTGGACATGCTCTCCGAGCTGTGCAGCCGCATCGTGGTGCTGCGCAAGGGCGTGGTGGTGTTCGACGGGGACCCGGTCGAGGCCGTGCGGGTGCTCCGCGACAGCTGA
- a CDS encoding ABC transporter permease, whose amino-acid sequence MNQAVERPAPRVPSREEQAQGWRAPGQDAGWLNPIHERFLLRLLVKKELRVRYRGSVLGMVWSYVKPAVQFVVFYIALGIFLQLSRDTPAYAVYLFSGIVVINLFGEVFGNATRSITGNGALVAKIYLPSQLFPWASMIVALVHFLPQLVVLIVGALLFGWLPSLTSAIAFVLGMVILVVFTMGLGMLTAALNAAFRDVENFVDLIVMVATWLSPVLYRISMVEQAIGGTIWWWLYQLNPLTIVVELFHVAFWRYGPDVVEAVPSDPSLTMPGEPYGLWWAGLLIAGATFALGTIVFERSKRRFAQEL is encoded by the coding sequence GTGAACCAGGCCGTCGAACGGCCGGCCCCCCGCGTGCCCTCACGCGAGGAGCAGGCGCAGGGCTGGCGCGCCCCGGGCCAGGACGCCGGCTGGTTGAACCCCATCCACGAACGGTTCCTGCTGCGACTGCTGGTCAAGAAGGAGCTGCGGGTCCGCTACCGCGGCAGCGTGCTGGGCATGGTGTGGAGCTACGTCAAGCCCGCCGTGCAGTTCGTGGTGTTCTACATCGCCCTGGGAATCTTCCTGCAGCTCTCCCGCGACACCCCGGCCTACGCCGTGTACCTGTTCAGCGGCATCGTGGTGATCAACCTGTTCGGAGAGGTGTTCGGCAATGCCACCCGCTCGATCACCGGCAACGGTGCGCTGGTGGCGAAGATCTACCTGCCGAGCCAGCTGTTCCCCTGGGCCAGCATGATCGTGGCCCTGGTGCACTTCCTGCCGCAGCTGGTGGTGCTGATCGTGGGTGCTCTGCTGTTCGGTTGGCTTCCCTCGTTGACCTCGGCGATCGCCTTCGTGCTGGGCATGGTGATCCTGGTGGTGTTCACGATGGGGCTGGGCATGCTCACCGCTGCGCTCAACGCCGCCTTCCGCGACGTGGAGAACTTCGTGGACCTGATCGTCATGGTCGCCACCTGGCTGTCCCCGGTGCTGTACCGCATCTCGATGGTGGAGCAGGCGATCGGCGGCACCATCTGGTGGTGGCTATACCAGTTGAACCCGCTGACCATCGTGGTGGAGCTGTTCCACGTGGCCTTCTGGCGCTACGGACCGGACGTGGTCGAGGCCGTCCCCTCGGATCCCAGCCTGACCATGCCGGGAGAGCCCTACGGGCTGTGGTGGGCAGGCCTGCTAATCGCCGGCGCGACCTTCGCCCTCGGCACCATCGTGTTCGAGCGCTCCAAGCGTCGCTTCGCCCAGGAACTGTGA
- a CDS encoding glycosyltransferase — MSTPAADTAAPETGEHTLPAQRVLQRLILPLEASPDIVPLYIEREDARSGATGGSFGLGSASSRKKKSDETAAPRVEAQVDVSELNQRHAVTVPARTMRSFGTYFNAFPAGYWRRWTPVRKIRLVVRTSGAGQIVVNRSSARGTIQRHESRTVDNAGEQVFELPLTAFGDGGWYWFDAYAGDGDLTILGAEWTADAELARTEGSFAISMTTMNKVEYCLDNIRTLAEDPELRSMLDVMYVIDQGSDRLRDHPAQLDPLQEQMGDQLHIIEQGNIGGSGGFSRGMYEAATSGSATYVVNCDDDIVIEPESLIRLRTFADFATKPTIVGAHMFDLNNRSVLHTFGEVVDPWRIQPALASADAVLGHDLASEPLRSTPWLHRRADVDYNGWWMCLIPTETVRAIGLSLPVFIKWDDAEYGLRAKKAGYPTVSLPGAGVWHMSWTDKDDLVGWQAYFHERNRIITALLHSPYSRGGRVVKESQFMDVKHLISMQYYTEAGRLLAQHDVLAGPDALHPVIGTKLPQIREMAGEYDDAAAKKDPDLYPPIHVDKPPRKGKPFTQPHRLMLPAWTAKTLVKQLVAPTKEKAAQHPEAAIAHQDAKWWRLAAYDSALVSNAEGTQVSWYKRSPQQVRDMLADAVATHVELHRRWPELQQEYREAAGRITSFEEWERTFAANPAPRREEDRAENDRPVSEGPSA, encoded by the coding sequence ATGAGCACCCCTGCCGCCGATACCGCCGCCCCCGAGACCGGGGAGCACACGCTGCCCGCACAGCGCGTGCTGCAGCGGCTGATCCTCCCGCTGGAGGCGTCCCCGGACATCGTGCCGCTGTACATCGAGCGTGAGGACGCCCGATCGGGTGCCACCGGCGGCAGCTTCGGGCTGGGCAGCGCCAGCAGCAGGAAGAAGAAGTCCGATGAGACGGCCGCCCCCCGGGTCGAGGCGCAGGTCGACGTGAGTGAGCTGAACCAGCGCCATGCCGTCACCGTGCCGGCACGGACCATGCGCTCCTTCGGCACCTACTTCAACGCCTTCCCCGCGGGCTACTGGCGGCGCTGGACCCCCGTGCGGAAGATCCGCCTGGTGGTGCGAACCTCCGGGGCGGGGCAGATCGTCGTCAACCGTTCCAGCGCCCGCGGAACCATCCAGCGGCACGAGTCCCGCACGGTGGACAACGCTGGTGAGCAGGTGTTCGAGCTGCCGCTGACCGCATTCGGCGACGGTGGCTGGTACTGGTTCGACGCCTACGCCGGTGATGGTGACCTGACCATCCTCGGGGCGGAGTGGACCGCGGACGCGGAGCTCGCCCGCACCGAGGGGTCCTTCGCGATCTCCATGACCACCATGAACAAGGTGGAGTACTGCCTGGACAACATCCGCACCCTCGCCGAGGACCCCGAGCTGCGCTCGATGCTCGACGTGATGTACGTGATCGACCAGGGCTCGGACCGCCTGCGCGACCACCCCGCCCAGCTGGACCCCCTGCAGGAGCAGATGGGCGACCAGCTGCACATCATCGAGCAGGGCAACATCGGGGGCTCCGGCGGCTTCTCCCGCGGCATGTACGAAGCCGCCACCTCCGGCAGCGCCACCTACGTGGTCAACTGCGACGACGACATCGTGATCGAACCCGAGTCGCTGATCCGCCTGCGAACCTTCGCAGACTTCGCCACCAAGCCCACCATCGTGGGCGCCCACATGTTCGACCTCAACAACCGCTCGGTGCTGCACACCTTCGGCGAGGTCGTGGACCCCTGGAGGATCCAGCCCGCACTGGCCAGTGCCGACGCCGTGCTCGGGCACGACCTGGCCTCCGAGCCCCTGCGCTCCACCCCGTGGCTGCACCGCCGTGCCGACGTGGACTACAACGGCTGGTGGATGTGCCTGATCCCCACCGAGACGGTGCGGGCGATCGGACTGAGCCTGCCGGTGTTCATCAAGTGGGACGACGCCGAGTACGGGCTGCGCGCCAAGAAGGCCGGCTACCCGACGGTGTCCCTGCCCGGTGCCGGAGTGTGGCACATGAGCTGGACGGACAAGGACGACCTGGTGGGCTGGCAGGCCTACTTCCACGAGCGCAACCGCATCATCACCGCCCTGCTGCACTCCCCGTACTCCCGCGGCGGCCGCGTGGTCAAGGAGTCGCAGTTCATGGACGTGAAGCATCTGATCTCTATGCAGTACTACACCGAGGCCGGGCGCCTGCTGGCCCAGCACGACGTGCTGGCCGGGCCCGATGCGCTGCACCCGGTCATCGGCACCAAGCTGCCGCAGATCCGGGAGATGGCGGGGGAGTACGACGATGCCGCCGCGAAGAAGGACCCTGATCTGTACCCGCCGATCCACGTGGACAAGCCGCCGCGCAAGGGGAAGCCCTTCACCCAGCCGCATCGGCTGATGCTGCCCGCGTGGACCGCGAAGACCCTGGTCAAGCAGCTGGTGGCCCCCACCAAGGAGAAGGCTGCCCAGCATCCCGAGGCAGCAATCGCCCACCAGGACGCCAAGTGGTGGCGCCTGGCGGCGTACGACAGCGCCCTGGTCTCCAACGCCGAGGGAACCCAGGTCTCCTGGTACAAGCGCAGCCCCCAGCAGGTGAGGGACATGCTCGCCGATGCAGTCGCCACGCACGTCGAGCTGCACCGCCGCTGGCCCGAGCTGCAGCAGGAGTACCGGGAGGCCGCCGGCCGCATCACCTCCTTCGAGGAGTGGGAGCGCACCTTCGCCGCCAATCCTGCCCCGCGGCGGGAGGAGGACCGTGCCGAGAACGATCGGCCCGTCTCCGAGGGCCCCTCGGCGTGA
- the glf gene encoding UDP-galactopyranose mutase, with product MATCDLLIVGSGLFGLTMAERAVNEHGLNVTIIDRRDHLGGNAYSEKDPETGIEVHKYGAHLFHTSNERVWEYVNRFTTFTGYQHKVYTNHRGVVYPMPINLGTINQFFQAALSPDEARSLIAEQAGELAGTDPENLNDKGISLIGRPLYEAFIKHYTGKQWQTDPKDLPASIISRLPVRYTYDNRYFNDTHEGLPTNGYTAWLERMADHPKIEVKLATDYFDTSQPLNRDAVRGQLPVVYTGPVDRYFDYAHGDLKWRTIDLETERLDTGDFQGTSVMNYADEDVPFTRIIEPRHFHPERDYPKDRTLIQREYSRFAERHDEPYYPVNGTADRETLLAYREMADAEQRTLFGGRLGTYKYLDMHMAIGSALTMADNALPDLLRA from the coding sequence GTGGCGACATGTGACCTGCTGATCGTCGGATCCGGCCTGTTCGGGCTCACCATGGCCGAGCGTGCCGTGAACGAGCACGGGCTGAACGTGACGATCATCGACCGGCGCGACCACCTCGGCGGCAATGCCTACTCCGAGAAGGATCCGGAGACCGGCATCGAGGTCCACAAGTACGGCGCCCACCTCTTCCACACCTCCAACGAGCGGGTATGGGAGTACGTCAACCGGTTCACCACCTTCACCGGGTACCAGCACAAGGTGTACACGAACCATCGCGGCGTGGTGTACCCGATGCCCATCAACCTGGGCACCATCAACCAGTTCTTCCAGGCCGCACTGAGCCCCGACGAGGCCCGCTCCCTGATCGCGGAGCAGGCCGGCGAGCTGGCGGGCACCGATCCGGAGAACCTCAACGACAAGGGCATCTCGCTGATCGGCCGGCCCCTGTACGAGGCATTCATCAAGCACTACACCGGCAAGCAGTGGCAGACGGACCCCAAGGACCTGCCGGCCTCCATCATCAGCCGGCTCCCCGTGCGCTACACCTACGACAACCGCTACTTCAACGACACCCACGAGGGGCTGCCCACCAACGGGTACACCGCGTGGCTGGAGCGGATGGCGGACCACCCGAAGATCGAGGTGAAGCTGGCCACCGACTACTTCGACACCTCCCAGCCGCTGAACCGCGACGCCGTGCGCGGGCAGCTGCCGGTCGTGTACACCGGCCCCGTGGACCGGTACTTCGACTACGCCCACGGCGACCTCAAGTGGCGCACCATCGACCTGGAGACCGAGCGCCTGGACACCGGTGACTTCCAGGGCACCTCGGTGATGAACTACGCCGACGAGGACGTCCCCTTCACCCGGATCATCGAGCCGCGCCACTTCCACCCTGAGCGCGACTACCCCAAGGACCGCACCCTGATCCAGCGGGAGTACTCCCGTTTCGCCGAACGCCACGACGAGCCGTACTACCCCGTCAACGGCACCGCGGACCGCGAGACACTGCTGGCCTACCGCGAGATGGCCGACGCCGAGCAGCGCACCCTGTTCGGTGGCCGCCTGGGCACCTACAAGTACCTCGACATGCACATGGCCATCGGCTCCGCCCTGACCATGGCCGACAACGCCCTGCCCGACCTGCTGCGGGCCTGA
- a CDS encoding glycosyltransferase, with product MTTDTKHHAPFSVLMPLWGGDDPDWAARAIASATLAQQLRPDLLVLTVDGPLPAPLEELVARVGAGEFGQALVLRHDAHRGIAPTLQDGLRAAPTELVARADADDICRPERFALQIPRMARDDLDLLGSAMREFSDRVPPGKGPLRERPLTQQDIEAYLPSHAPFHHPTVVLRRSTTLAVGGYRDLPLLEDYWLWERMMLGGARMANLPEVLVDYRVDEALFARRGGVRLLASDLRLQRMMLVDRVTTPTQFLRNVVLRAGYRLAPGWVRRLGYRRFVESRHQEPERRADAG from the coding sequence ATGACCACGGACACGAAGCACCACGCACCCTTCAGCGTGCTGATGCCGCTGTGGGGAGGGGACGACCCCGACTGGGCCGCACGGGCGATCGCCTCGGCCACGCTCGCTCAGCAGCTGCGGCCCGATCTGCTGGTGCTCACCGTCGACGGCCCCCTGCCCGCCCCTCTCGAGGAACTGGTGGCCCGGGTGGGGGCGGGGGAGTTCGGGCAGGCCCTGGTGCTGCGCCACGACGCGCATCGCGGCATCGCCCCCACCCTGCAGGACGGACTGAGGGCGGCGCCCACCGAGCTGGTGGCACGCGCCGACGCCGACGACATCTGCCGGCCCGAACGGTTCGCACTCCAGATCCCGCGGATGGCCCGCGACGACCTGGACCTGCTGGGCAGTGCGATGCGGGAGTTCTCCGACCGCGTCCCCCCGGGGAAGGGACCGTTGCGCGAGCGGCCGCTGACGCAGCAGGACATCGAGGCGTACCTCCCCAGCCATGCGCCGTTCCACCACCCCACCGTGGTGCTGCGTCGCTCCACCACGCTCGCTGTGGGTGGGTACCGCGACCTCCCACTGCTGGAGGACTACTGGCTGTGGGAGCGGATGATGCTGGGCGGGGCCAGGATGGCGAACCTGCCCGAGGTGCTGGTGGACTACCGGGTGGACGAGGCCCTGTTCGCCCGGCGCGGCGGGGTGCGGTTGCTGGCCAGCGATCTGCGCCTGCAGCGCATGATGCTGGTCGACCGTGTCACCACCCCCACGCAGTTCCTGCGCAACGTGGTGCTCCGCGCCGGGTACCGCCTGGCACCGGGGTGGGTGCGACGCCTCGGCTACCGCCGTTTCGTGGAGTCACGACATCAGGAACCGGAGCGTCGAGCGGACGCGGGATGA
- a CDS encoding glycosyltransferase: MTHPPSTSSETAHAEASAQRVVAVVVTYNREQLLSECLDALAAQERRPDAVVVIDNASTDASGRVADQHAVGADVVHLRRNVGGAGGFAAGIARALVRHEADWVWVMDDDTIPRPSALKALLDALELSPVRLSVLSSRAVWTDGRDHPMNRPRTRMGSSTEDKRDAARAGGRPIRTASYVSALLNAEDVRRLGLPYADYFIWSDDFEHTGRLLRHGRGIHVPASVVEHRTARFGDAQANPGSRFYFDVRNRIWALARTSSFTPKEKVLYGGRTALGWLVRLVRHRGDLFDVGMRGLLAAVRRGPRPSAVVLELDGEAAADVRRIERAAGR, translated from the coding sequence GTGACCCATCCCCCCAGCACCAGCAGCGAGACCGCGCACGCGGAGGCGTCCGCCCAGCGCGTCGTGGCGGTGGTCGTCACCTACAACCGCGAACAGCTGCTCTCGGAGTGCCTGGATGCCCTCGCCGCCCAGGAGCGGCGGCCCGACGCCGTGGTGGTGATCGACAACGCGTCCACCGACGCCTCCGGGCGCGTCGCCGACCAGCACGCGGTGGGTGCCGACGTGGTGCATCTGCGCCGGAACGTGGGGGGAGCCGGTGGTTTCGCCGCCGGGATCGCCCGTGCGCTGGTGCGCCATGAGGCGGACTGGGTGTGGGTGATGGACGACGACACCATCCCGCGGCCCAGCGCACTGAAGGCACTGCTCGATGCACTGGAGCTCTCGCCCGTGCGGCTGAGCGTGCTCAGTTCGCGTGCAGTGTGGACCGACGGGCGCGACCACCCGATGAACCGGCCCCGCACCCGCATGGGCTCCTCCACCGAGGACAAGCGCGACGCCGCTCGCGCCGGCGGCCGCCCCATCCGCACCGCCAGCTATGTCTCCGCCCTGCTGAACGCCGAGGACGTGCGCCGCCTCGGGCTGCCGTACGCCGACTACTTCATCTGGTCCGACGACTTCGAGCACACGGGGCGACTGCTGCGGCACGGCCGCGGGATCCACGTGCCGGCCTCGGTGGTGGAGCATCGCACCGCGCGATTCGGGGACGCCCAGGCCAATCCCGGATCCCGCTTCTACTTCGATGTGCGCAACCGGATCTGGGCACTGGCGCGCACCTCGTCATTCACCCCGAAGGAGAAGGTGCTGTACGGCGGTCGCACTGCTCTGGGGTGGCTCGTGCGGCTGGTGCGCCACCGTGGGGACCTGTTCGACGTCGGCATGCGGGGCTTGCTCGCCGCCGTCCGTCGGGGGCCCCGCCCCTCGGCGGTGGTGCTCGAGCTCGACGGCGAGGCCGCTGCCGACGTCCGGCGCATCGAACGTGCCGCAGGGCGCTGA
- a CDS encoding LCP family protein gives MEQGPPPPGPRRPRRRSRAPRPLRPGATLLALLLVIVLGWGAGLVLWADSRIEHVDALSGRADTPGTTYLIAGSDRRDGEAVADDGTQGVRADTMMLLHKAPNGSSYLVSLPRDTLVEIPGHGRYKLNAAFAFGGAPLLVETVEDFTGLSVDHYVEIGFDGVQNVVDAVGHVNLCIDRDVDDERSGLRMTEGCHDVGGEQALAFVRARYFDPTADLGRQQRQQQFVGALMDRMSSPGVLLNPVSQVRLAGAGSAALTTSEGTGIIDVGRMALSARGAMADGAMPVLPIEDPAFQTRHSGVAILTDEDDVAAFFGAIADGSAEVPAGG, from the coding sequence ATGGAGCAGGGCCCACCGCCCCCCGGTCCGCGACGGCCCCGACGCCGTTCACGCGCACCGCGCCCTCTCCGGCCCGGCGCCACCCTGCTGGCACTGCTGCTGGTCATCGTCCTGGGCTGGGGCGCCGGACTCGTGCTGTGGGCCGACAGCCGCATCGAGCACGTCGACGCCCTCTCGGGTCGCGCTGACACCCCCGGCACCACCTACCTGATCGCCGGTTCGGACCGCCGCGACGGCGAGGCCGTCGCGGACGACGGCACCCAGGGGGTGCGTGCCGACACCATGATGCTGCTGCACAAGGCCCCCAACGGCTCCAGCTACCTGGTCTCCCTCCCCCGCGACACCCTGGTGGAGATCCCCGGCCACGGCCGGTACAAGCTCAACGCCGCCTTCGCCTTCGGCGGGGCACCGCTGCTGGTGGAGACCGTGGAGGACTTCACGGGACTGTCCGTGGACCACTACGTGGAGATCGGCTTCGACGGCGTGCAGAACGTGGTGGACGCCGTGGGGCACGTGAACCTGTGCATCGACCGGGACGTCGACGATGAGCGCTCCGGGCTGAGGATGACCGAGGGCTGTCACGATGTGGGCGGTGAGCAGGCCCTCGCCTTCGTGCGGGCCCGCTACTTCGACCCGACGGCCGACCTGGGCCGTCAGCAGCGTCAGCAGCAGTTCGTGGGGGCGCTGATGGACCGGATGTCCTCCCCCGGCGTGCTGCTGAACCCGGTCTCGCAGGTGCGCCTGGCGGGAGCCGGATCCGCTGCCCTCACCACCAGCGAGGGCACCGGGATCATCGATGTCGGCCGCATGGCGCTGTCGGCGCGTGGTGCGATGGCCGACGGGGCCATGCCCGTACTGCCCATCGAGGATCCTGCCTTCCAGACCCGCCACTCCGGGGTGGCGATCCTCACCGACGAGGACGATGTGGCCGCGTTCTTCGGCGCGATCGCCGACGGCAGCGCCGAGGTGCCAGCAGGCGGCTGA
- a CDS encoding glycosyltransferase family 2 protein: MNSAAPSRELSAPGADTTWFVVPLFNEGTVVGDVIRDLRTRYPLVVCVDDGSHDDSARIAAEAGAAVVRHPYNMGQGAALKTGIDYALRDPAMRQIVTFDSDGQHQVEDAAAMIALREAEGVDVVLGSRFLDGRTKPGLIKRLVLWGAVHYSNLTSGVKLTDAHNGLRVLGREACEKITIEQNRMAHASEIVEEIGRHRLTVREHPVHILYTDYSRSKGQSVLNSVNIVIDMLFR; this comes from the coding sequence ATGAACAGCGCTGCCCCCTCGCGCGAACTGTCCGCGCCCGGGGCCGACACCACCTGGTTCGTGGTGCCGCTGTTCAACGAGGGCACCGTCGTCGGTGACGTGATCCGGGACCTGCGCACGCGCTACCCCCTGGTGGTGTGCGTGGACGACGGAAGCCACGACGACTCCGCCCGGATCGCAGCCGAGGCCGGCGCCGCCGTGGTGCGTCACCCGTACAACATGGGTCAGGGCGCCGCGCTGAAGACGGGCATCGACTACGCGCTGCGCGATCCTGCCATGCGCCAGATCGTCACCTTCGATTCCGATGGCCAGCACCAGGTGGAGGACGCCGCCGCCATGATCGCCCTGCGTGAGGCGGAGGGAGTGGATGTGGTGCTGGGCTCACGGTTCCTGGACGGGCGCACGAAGCCGGGACTGATCAAACGCCTCGTGCTGTGGGGCGCGGTCCACTACTCGAACCTCACCAGCGGTGTGAAGCTCACCGATGCCCACAACGGGCTGCGGGTGCTCGGGCGCGAGGCCTGCGAGAAGATCACCATCGAGCAGAACCGGATGGCGCACGCCTCCGAGATCGTCGAGGAGATCGGCCGCCACCGCCTCACCGTGCGGGAGCACCCGGTGCACATCCTGTACACCGACTACTCGCGGTCCAAGGGCCAGTCGGTGCTCAACTCGGTGAACATCGTCATCGACATGCTCTTCCGCTGA
- a CDS encoding DUF2304 domain-containing protein, protein MSGRTFIIQLLLMAGIVVIVAWLFIKRGAKQLAVRRLLVIAFAVFAVLTVLFPTVLTRVANLVGVGRGADLLLYTTVLVLLGFLALQEARTKSAEKRTTYLARRLAIDEAEPAVQYRERSLSAHRPAVQGPERSLDVHRDLPHHPERTPDEQYG, encoded by the coding sequence GTGAGCGGGCGCACATTCATCATCCAGTTGCTGCTGATGGCAGGGATCGTGGTGATCGTCGCCTGGCTCTTCATCAAGCGCGGCGCGAAGCAGCTGGCGGTCCGCCGGCTGCTGGTCATCGCATTCGCTGTGTTCGCTGTGCTCACGGTCCTGTTCCCCACCGTCCTCACCCGGGTGGCGAACCTGGTGGGCGTAGGACGAGGAGCCGACCTGCTGCTCTACACGACCGTCCTGGTCCTGCTGGGATTCCTGGCGCTCCAGGAGGCCCGGACGAAGTCCGCGGAGAAGCGCACCACCTATCTGGCCCGGCGCCTGGCGATCGACGAGGCCGAACCAGCCGTGCAGTACCGAGAGCGCTCGCTGAGCGCGCATCGGCCCGCGGTGCAGGGACCTGAGCGATCCCTGGACGTCCACCGAGACCTCCCCCACCACCCTGAGCGGACCCCTGACGAGCAGTACGGATGA